One Pseudodesulfovibrio senegalensis DNA segment encodes these proteins:
- a CDS encoding protein-export chaperone SecB, producing MGSIRSDFKFNSFKVDKFIFNVEPFVELIEDQSVIDPSAWEIDFKIRVPSYFVKRGVYLGGLDIRLALTIPKEEVPERDKDLELVKLDAGIVGTFSTEERFADKAIEEKLVKFHIPTLLLPYLRSAVTGFLASAGFGNFIFPLINIHHYAQESLKDCNITIIE from the coding sequence ATGGGCAGCATAAGGTCCGATTTCAAGTTCAATTCGTTCAAAGTTGATAAGTTTATTTTCAACGTTGAGCCTTTTGTTGAGTTGATTGAAGATCAATCCGTTATAGATCCCAGTGCATGGGAGATTGACTTCAAAATTCGTGTCCCGAGTTACTTCGTAAAGAGAGGGGTCTATCTTGGTGGCCTTGATATCCGCTTAGCTCTAACTATCCCCAAAGAAGAAGTCCCAGAAAGGGACAAAGATCTAGAGCTGGTGAAGCTAGACGCAGGCATAGTTGGCACCTTTTCAACCGAGGAACGATTTGCTGACAAGGCGATTGAAGAAAAGTTGGTGAAATTTCACATTCCCACGTTATTGCTTCCCTATCTTAGAAGCGCTGTAACCGGCTTTCTTGCGTCTGCAGGATTTGGCAATTTTATTTTCCCACTTATTAACATCCATCACTACGCGCAGGAATCATTGAAAGATTGCAATATCACAATCATCGAATAA
- a CDS encoding HIT domain-containing protein, translating to MNQLNDLIDYLTNRMRMSHIYQPLMIRSLVEADGTATIRQLAHAFIIQDESQLKYYEDRIKKMPLRILKKNGVIDRQGDLVALKTGKLTFEQRAQIKMLCDQKMQEFIVKRGLSIWDYRLLDTPVSGSVYYEAMKESGGRCALCGATKDERPLDLDHIIPRSKGGKSTKDNLQVLCSRCNRTKGNKDDTDFRKLKQIDSLPGCKFCFTEINPAIVVEEHNSVFAILDKYPVSEGHHLIIPKRHVADWFTMTTQERREGEELIRVLKKRIEIADKTITGFNVGMNTGESAGQTIFHAHIHLIPRRDGDTPHPRGGVRGAIPEKMDYGD from the coding sequence ATGAATCAGCTCAACGACCTCATCGACTACCTCACCAACCGGATGAGGATGTCCCACATCTACCAGCCGTTGATGATCCGCAGCTTGGTTGAGGCGGACGGCACAGCCACGATCCGGCAACTCGCCCACGCCTTCATCATCCAGGACGAAAGCCAGCTCAAATACTACGAGGACCGCATCAAGAAAATGCCCCTGCGGATTCTCAAAAAGAACGGTGTCATCGACCGCCAAGGCGATTTGGTGGCCCTAAAAACCGGCAAGCTGACATTCGAACAAAGGGCCCAGATCAAGATGCTCTGTGACCAAAAGATGCAGGAATTTATCGTCAAGCGTGGCCTAAGCATCTGGGACTACCGACTCTTGGACACGCCTGTGAGCGGCAGTGTCTACTACGAGGCGATGAAAGAATCTGGCGGCCGATGTGCTCTGTGTGGGGCGACCAAGGACGAAAGACCTTTGGACTTGGACCATATCATCCCCAGATCCAAGGGTGGAAAATCCACCAAGGACAATTTGCAGGTACTCTGCTCCCGTTGCAACCGCACCAAAGGCAATAAGGACGACACCGACTTCCGCAAGCTCAAGCAGATCGATAGCTTGCCTGGGTGCAAGTTCTGCTTCACCGAGATCAACCCCGCTATAGTAGTCGAAGAGCACAACTCAGTGTTCGCTATCCTTGACAAGTATCCAGTATCTGAGGGGCATCACCTCATAATTCCCAAACGGCATGTGGCTGACTGGTTCACCATGACTACTCAGGAACGCCGGGAAGGCGAAGAGTTAATCCGGGTGCTCAAAAAACGTATCGAAATCGCTGACAAAACGATTACCGGTTTTAACGTGGGTATGAATACTGGCGAATCTGCCGGGCAGACGATATTCCATGCGCACATCCACCTTATTCCTAGACGAGATGGGGATACACCGCATCCTCGTGGCGGGGTGCGTGGGGCTATCCCCGAAAAAATGGACTATGGAGATTAG
- a CDS encoding endonuclease/exonuclease/phosphatase family protein, translating to MPLKTHIQRIALATVLSLAFLLSGTLGYADSLKVVSFNIQFLGHFKNKDDESLATLLEPFDLVFVQELVAPPISGTYPDGSPYKADAESKEFFDAMASRGFSYVLSEEDTGTGPENHKASSATEWFVAFYKPLQVSPAPDLPHGFLANDRSDHPDYERVPYAFPFRAGNADLVFISVHLQPGGSQKETARRAHEFESMFAWIDGQKSQERDYVILGDMNIEDCEELAGIMPAGYASLNGDCIPTNTNPNGPKPYDHVIYNTAYSAQELSDNRFQVVDLVNAMGELWDPNEGVFPGNPYNHKGFRMRYSDHHPVAFVVSTRSDDD from the coding sequence ATGCCTCTTAAAACACACATACAGCGGATAGCACTGGCTACAGTGCTCTCACTCGCTTTTCTTCTTTCCGGGACTTTGGGATATGCCGACTCCCTGAAAGTAGTGTCCTTCAATATCCAATTTCTGGGGCACTTCAAAAACAAGGACGATGAGAGCTTGGCAACGCTCCTGGAGCCGTTTGACCTGGTCTTTGTCCAGGAGCTCGTCGCCCCTCCTATTTCCGGCACATATCCAGATGGCTCACCCTACAAGGCCGACGCGGAATCCAAGGAGTTTTTTGACGCCATGGCATCCCGCGGTTTCTCCTACGTCCTCTCCGAAGAAGATACCGGGACAGGCCCCGAGAACCACAAGGCCTCCTCTGCCACCGAATGGTTCGTTGCCTTTTACAAACCCCTGCAGGTTTCTCCGGCGCCGGATCTCCCGCACGGATTTCTGGCCAATGACCGTTCAGACCATCCGGACTATGAACGTGTTCCCTACGCATTCCCTTTCCGGGCCGGGAATGCCGATCTTGTTTTCATCTCGGTACACCTGCAGCCCGGGGGAAGCCAAAAGGAGACTGCAAGACGCGCTCATGAGTTTGAATCTATGTTTGCGTGGATTGACGGTCAGAAGAGCCAGGAAAGAGATTACGTCATCTTGGGGGACATGAACATCGAGGACTGTGAGGAGCTGGCCGGCATCATGCCGGCAGGCTATGCGTCACTGAATGGCGATTGCATCCCTACCAACACGAACCCCAACGGCCCTAAGCCATATGACCATGTGATTTACAATACTGCGTATAGCGCCCAGGAGCTGAGCGACAACCGCTTTCAGGTTGTCGACCTGGTAAATGCTATGGGTGAATTGTGGGATCCGAATGAAGGAGTTTTCCCGGGTAATCCTTACAACCACAAGGGATTTCGAATGCGGTATTCTGATCACCATCCGGTTGCGTTCGTTGTGTCTACCAGAAGTGATGATGATTAA
- a CDS encoding DotA/TraY family protein — protein MKNPYPLPVDPSQGFTLPTLDPNDVSGRLLDAVFGPGWHSLQAGGGASSGSNAAVSMILPIFEQLNWLGTSMTIFLFVWIYTNGMIGTAHEGKPLGQRYHTLWVPVRVSFSLGMVAPVAKGFCLLQIAILWAVAFSIQCANWAWFVALDYQEKQVGQIVATLPPKVAEQANNLAKTIFVTQVHQEYWSQNYSNPDNPLYFPFKGNKIYERREETRDGRKYVLFVWTAPQNTNIRDTEMGYIRMPVVADSNIQVAHEQLIANLVSRCYDIAKNYVADEPFSVSPQKMLWLAADSYKKELRQYMADYYAAEVPEKRKEAFADFKEEALWRGWVSAGAYAWTMSGFLEGLNQDLKIFPSAFKPGYRGMGSGPDKGLSVMLSRAGKTANEAFDMSVASEAGKGGNEEGTLSTMFNEFFGGMVKKVIRGMNSGDPVVSMSEVGHTLISIVHVYITGVVAIKAGSSAVKQASDNGLIGKIGNFLSGGISGFLIEAGNKVVQFLGDFAIVGVIPIYLAGLAMAFLLPALPFVIWWGAVISWLILVIESLVAAPLWCVAHAMPDGEGFAGQHGRTGYMLLLSVLLKPILMLLGLLFALIIIAVIGPIIAESAEIIISSAPMLPGGTERHIGLPGTIFYIVFFCGFILFIVNRLYQLINHLPDNIMRWLGSMGAGAQLMNGAEDHMRGSTNQVFGVFSTTAHAVGGGGSPSESESKSGQDEDASLNEKSERDFKTNPLKGR, from the coding sequence ATGAAAAACCCCTACCCGTTGCCGGTTGACCCATCTCAGGGCTTCACCCTCCCAACCCTGGATCCAAACGATGTTTCCGGGCGGCTCCTTGATGCTGTTTTTGGCCCTGGTTGGCACTCCCTGCAGGCTGGCGGAGGTGCAAGTTCAGGCAGCAATGCAGCCGTTTCAATGATTCTGCCAATCTTTGAGCAACTGAATTGGTTGGGAACGAGCATGACCATTTTTTTGTTCGTTTGGATTTATACAAACGGAATGATTGGCACGGCGCACGAGGGTAAGCCGCTTGGACAACGTTACCACACACTTTGGGTCCCGGTGCGCGTTTCGTTTTCTCTCGGAATGGTTGCACCGGTAGCAAAGGGTTTTTGTCTTCTCCAAATTGCAATATTGTGGGCAGTCGCTTTTTCAATCCAATGTGCGAATTGGGCGTGGTTCGTCGCCCTGGACTACCAGGAAAAGCAAGTTGGGCAGATCGTGGCCACACTGCCGCCGAAAGTGGCAGAGCAGGCAAACAACCTGGCCAAGACAATCTTTGTGACTCAAGTCCATCAAGAATATTGGTCGCAGAATTACAGCAACCCCGACAATCCACTGTATTTTCCATTCAAGGGCAACAAAATTTATGAGCGCCGTGAGGAAACGCGAGACGGGCGCAAATACGTTCTTTTCGTTTGGACTGCCCCGCAAAACACAAACATACGTGACACCGAAATGGGCTACATCAGAATGCCGGTTGTGGCAGATTCGAATATTCAGGTCGCGCATGAACAGCTCATCGCAAATCTTGTTTCTCGATGCTATGACATTGCAAAAAATTATGTCGCAGATGAGCCGTTTTCTGTTTCTCCTCAAAAAATGCTGTGGCTCGCAGCAGACTCTTATAAAAAAGAACTTCGACAATACATGGCCGACTATTACGCCGCCGAAGTACCGGAAAAAAGGAAGGAAGCCTTTGCTGACTTCAAGGAAGAGGCCTTGTGGCGTGGCTGGGTAAGCGCCGGCGCGTATGCTTGGACCATGTCAGGGTTCCTGGAGGGTCTGAACCAGGATCTGAAAATATTCCCCTCGGCATTCAAGCCTGGCTATCGGGGAATGGGCAGTGGGCCAGACAAAGGCTTGTCGGTCATGCTGTCCAGGGCCGGGAAAACGGCTAATGAAGCCTTCGACATGAGCGTAGCCAGCGAAGCCGGCAAAGGCGGCAATGAAGAAGGTACTTTGTCAACGATGTTCAATGAGTTTTTCGGTGGCATGGTCAAGAAGGTGATCCGTGGCATGAATTCCGGAGATCCTGTTGTGTCGATGAGTGAAGTCGGCCACACCCTTATATCAATTGTGCACGTCTACATTACCGGAGTCGTGGCCATCAAAGCGGGATCTTCAGCAGTTAAACAAGCATCAGACAATGGTTTGATTGGAAAGATCGGAAATTTCCTTTCCGGAGGAATCTCCGGTTTTTTAATTGAGGCAGGAAACAAGGTCGTACAATTTCTTGGAGATTTCGCCATTGTTGGAGTAATTCCAATCTACCTTGCAGGCCTGGCCATGGCCTTTCTTCTGCCGGCGCTGCCGTTCGTTATTTGGTGGGGGGCTGTTATTAGCTGGCTGATCCTGGTCATTGAAAGTTTGGTGGCCGCTCCTCTTTGGTGTGTCGCCCATGCAATGCCAGACGGCGAGGGATTCGCCGGTCAGCACGGAAGAACTGGATACATGCTTCTCCTGAGCGTCCTCCTGAAGCCAATCCTCATGCTGCTTGGCTTGCTCTTCGCCCTCATCATCATCGCAGTTATAGGGCCGATTATCGCTGAAAGCGCAGAGATCATCATTTCGAGCGCTCCTATGTTGCCGGGAGGCACTGAACGGCACATAGGGTTGCCTGGCACGATCTTCTATATCGTGTTCTTTTGTGGGTTCATTTTGTTCATTGTGAACCGTCTCTACCAGCTCATCAATCACCTTCCGGATAACATCATGCGTTGGCTCGGCTCGATGGGAGCTGGAGCGCAGTTGATGAATGGGGCCGAGGATCACATGCGAGGATCCACGAACCAGGTCTTTGGGGTCTTCTCAACGACCGCGCATGCCGTAGGAGGTGGTGGGTCACCATCGGAGTCTGAATCGAAGTCAGGGCAAGACGAGGATGCGTCTTTGAATGAGAAATCGGAACGGGACTTTAAAACAAATCCGCTGAAAGGGCGTTAA
- a CDS encoding phosphoesterase yields MIWKVEGGDLLHFFTADEHYGHTKILEYEDRPFSSVEEMDEELIRRHNSVVRSRDTVIHAGDFAFCKTRELAQEKYISRLNGKHVFLYGSHDNWLGPRRAPDIHTVQVNKQLVVICHYAMRVWPRSHYGSWHVYGHTHGKLESFGLSLDVGVDCHDFYPVSFQRLQELFRD; encoded by the coding sequence ATGATTTGGAAAGTTGAGGGGGGAGACCTTTTGCATTTTTTTACCGCCGACGAGCATTATGGTCATACGAAGATCCTAGAATACGAGGATCGTCCCTTTTCTTCGGTCGAAGAAATGGATGAGGAGCTGATTCGCCGCCATAACTCCGTTGTGCGGTCGAGAGATACCGTTATTCACGCCGGAGACTTTGCTTTCTGCAAAACGCGGGAGCTGGCCCAGGAAAAGTATATTAGCCGGCTCAACGGCAAGCATGTATTTTTGTATGGATCACATGACAACTGGCTTGGGCCGCGTCGAGCTCCGGACATTCACACGGTCCAGGTCAACAAGCAGCTCGTTGTGATCTGCCACTACGCTATGCGAGTATGGCCACGATCACACTACGGGAGCTGGCACGTTTATGGTCATACCCACGGTAAGCTCGAATCCTTTGGCCTCTCTTTGGACGTGGGCGTTGATTGCCATGACTTTTACCCGGTGTCTTTTCAGCGGCTTCAGGAGCTATTTCGTGATTAA
- the tnpB gene encoding IS66 family insertion sequence element accessory protein TnpB (TnpB, as the term is used for proteins encoded by IS66 family insertion elements, is considered an accessory protein, since TnpC, encoded by a neighboring gene, is a DDE family transposase.) has protein sequence MILPSSTRVYLVLGSTDLRKAIIGLSLLVSDIPEIDVFSGQLFVFCNKSRTLIKILCWDRNGFCLWQKRLEKYRFFWPECREHTLELGTRELSWLLEGLDPMQMQGHPSLKYSTIFLTIASIFQYIMYTYFP, from the coding sequence ATGATCTTGCCTTCAAGTACACGGGTCTACCTCGTGCTGGGTTCGACGGATTTACGCAAAGCCATCATCGGCTTGTCTCTCCTTGTCTCCGACATTCCAGAGATAGATGTTTTCAGCGGACAACTGTTCGTCTTTTGCAACAAAAGCCGGACGCTCATCAAAATCCTCTGCTGGGATCGCAACGGATTTTGTCTGTGGCAGAAGCGGCTGGAGAAGTATCGCTTCTTTTGGCCCGAGTGCAGGGAGCATACTCTGGAACTTGGGACACGTGAGCTTTCGTGGCTCCTTGAAGGACTCGACCCCATGCAGATGCAGGGCCATCCGAGTCTGAAATATTCGACAATTTTTTTGACTATTGCATCTATATTTCAATATATTATGTATACATATTTCCCATGA
- a CDS encoding HigA family addiction module antitoxin, whose product MADFTPIHPGEVLLKDFIEPLEVSHDKLAADLCTSEQHMGEIITGNRSITVETAMRLASFFGTSPQFWLNMQHQYDLVVFQKNNGGNGC is encoded by the coding sequence GTGGCAGATTTTACTCCGATTCATCCTGGTGAGGTTTTGTTGAAAGATTTTATAGAGCCTTTGGAGGTGAGCCATGACAAGCTTGCTGCAGATCTTTGTACTTCTGAACAGCATATGGGCGAGATCATCACTGGGAATCGCTCAATTACTGTTGAAACAGCCATGCGTTTGGCTAGTTTCTTTGGGACTAGCCCGCAGTTCTGGTTAAATATGCAGCATCAGTATGATTTGGTTGTCTTTCAAAAAAATAATGGTGGCAATGGATGCTGA
- a CDS encoding IS3 family transposase (programmed frameshift) — MKKSRYSDSQILNILKQAENGVPVAQLCREHGMSNATFYKWRSKYGGMDASLMARMKELEKENQMLKRMYADEKIKAEIVAEALGKKLVRPSRRREMAKRAVKGKRLNIRQSCEAFDISQTCYRYEPKLSAENERVADWLIRLTTNQRNWGFGLCFLYLRNVKKFGWNHKRVYRIYCELELNMRIKPKKRLVREKPQPLVQPKAINQAWSMDFMHDQLRDGRSYRLFNVIDDFNREGLGIEVDFSLPAGRVIRSLEQIIEWRGMPQAIRCDNGPEYISHRLQARAKKKGIRLDYIQPGKPQQNAYVERFNRTVRYDWLNQYLFESIQEVQNHATKWLWTYNNERPHFALGGIPPRARLAEVA; from the exons ATGAAGAAGTCCCGTTATTCCGACAGTCAGATCTTGAATATTTTGAAGCAGGCCGAAAATGGTGTGCCCGTGGCCCAGCTCTGCCGGGAGCACGGCATGAGTAACGCTACATTTTATAAATGGCGTTCCAAGTACGGCGGCATGGATGCCTCACTTATGGCACGTATGAAAGAGCTGGAAAAAGAAAACCAAATGCTCAAGCGCATGTATGCCGACGAAAAAATCAAAGCCGAAATCGTTGCCGAGGCACTTG GCAAAAAACTGGTAAGGCCGTCTCGTCGCCGCGAGATGGCCAAAAGAGCCGTGAAAGGGAAGAGGTTAAACATTCGCCAGTCTTGCGAAGCCTTTGATATCAGCCAGACATGTTACCGATACGAGCCAAAACTGTCGGCTGAGAATGAACGTGTGGCGGATTGGTTGATTCGTCTGACTACGAATCAGCGCAACTGGGGATTTGGCCTGTGCTTTTTGTACTTGCGTAACGTCAAAAAGTTTGGCTGGAATCACAAGCGTGTGTACCGCATCTACTGTGAATTGGAATTAAACATGAGAATCAAGCCTAAAAAACGGTTAGTGCGCGAGAAGCCGCAACCGCTTGTTCAACCCAAGGCGATCAACCAAGCATGGTCTATGGATTTTATGCACGACCAGTTGCGGGATGGCCGCAGCTATCGATTGTTCAATGTGATTGACGACTTTAACAGGGAAGGCTTGGGCATCGAAGTGGACTTTTCATTGCCAGCCGGTCGGGTGATCCGCTCCTTGGAACAAATCATTGAATGGCGTGGTATGCCACAGGCTATTCGCTGTGATAATGGGCCTGAATATATCAGCCATCGTCTTCAGGCCAGGGCGAAGAAAAAAGGTATCCGACTTGACTACATCCAGCCAGGCAAGCCACAGCAAAATGCATATGTTGAACGATTTAATCGGACTGTGCGTTATGATTGGCTCAACCAGTATTTGTTTGAAAGCATACAAGAGGTCCAGAATCATGCCACCAAGTGGCTTTGGACATACAACAATGAACGGCCGCATTTTGCCCTTGGGGGGATCCCCCCAAGGGCAAGACTGGCCGAGGTAGCGTAG
- a CDS encoding antitoxin VbhA family protein, whose amino-acid sequence MVIKHTTLTPEEMKRRERVLEDALASCAIEGFNLTPEDLKEVRKTVMTYDTSDEMVADLKKRMGID is encoded by the coding sequence ATGGTCATAAAACACACAACACTCACACCTGAAGAAATGAAACGCCGTGAGCGTGTTCTTGAGGACGCCTTAGCATCATGCGCAATAGAGGGATTTAATCTGACGCCTGAGGACCTCAAAGAAGTCCGCAAAACTGTGATGACCTACGACACGAGTGATGAAATGGTGGCCGACCTTAAAAAACGTATGGGGATTGATTAG
- a CDS encoding site-specific integrase: MARKIVGRSLKASTRKGYLRSFHQLDDRGLTPQEYANSMSPKKALSKRRYYPLKAGYQYGLADLIVRQLEQVKVLRRISEEGALEQAEHLESRVLTNARLLEEQAPDYDRQRKRDGRPSAHPKVQVNEKPRKSKRQYLGRLNKSIPNWQMELFRAIPQQHRILILVLAVSGCRPAELYPGRDLGKGLVSEGVQLNIENNKLVLTFHGAKTGQGYGQVKRELMISPVSVLEHGLYRLVLKEGGALSVEPAASDRAVRGAVERAVIKALGKRWKGKVSMSTFRHQFAADLKGAGVAKEQIALAMGHCSDRTQGHYGVARQRQKGSKRGLVQATGSQPVKRRVLKPASNESPR; this comes from the coding sequence ATGGCTCGAAAGATCGTTGGTCGGAGCCTCAAAGCAAGTACACGGAAAGGGTATCTGAGATCATTTCATCAGCTCGATGATAGAGGGCTCACCCCGCAAGAGTATGCGAATTCGATGAGTCCGAAAAAGGCTCTTAGCAAGCGCAGGTACTATCCACTTAAGGCCGGCTATCAATACGGATTGGCCGATTTGATTGTCAGGCAACTTGAACAGGTGAAAGTGTTGCGAAGGATCTCCGAGGAAGGAGCTTTGGAGCAAGCTGAGCATCTTGAATCCAGAGTGTTGACCAACGCACGCCTGCTTGAGGAGCAGGCCCCAGATTATGACCGGCAGAGAAAGCGTGATGGGCGGCCTTCAGCACATCCAAAAGTGCAAGTAAATGAGAAGCCACGAAAGAGTAAACGTCAATATTTGGGTAGACTGAATAAATCTATTCCAAATTGGCAGATGGAGTTGTTCAGGGCTATTCCTCAGCAACACAGAATATTAATTCTTGTTTTGGCTGTGTCGGGTTGTAGGCCTGCGGAGTTATATCCGGGAAGGGATCTCGGCAAAGGCTTAGTGTCTGAAGGCGTACAGTTGAACATAGAAAACAATAAGCTTGTTTTGACATTTCACGGCGCCAAAACAGGCCAAGGCTATGGGCAGGTGAAACGCGAACTAATGATTTCACCCGTTTCAGTTTTGGAGCACGGACTCTATCGTTTGGTGCTGAAGGAGGGGGGAGCTCTCAGCGTTGAACCTGCAGCGAGTGATAGGGCCGTTCGAGGGGCTGTTGAACGTGCTGTGATTAAGGCTCTGGGGAAGCGATGGAAAGGTAAGGTCTCGATGTCGACTTTCCGGCATCAGTTCGCTGCTGATTTGAAGGGAGCTGGTGTCGCCAAAGAGCAAATAGCCTTGGCTATGGGGCATTGCTCGGATCGAACTCAAGGTCATTATGGGGTGGCCCGTCAAAGGCAAAAAGGAAGCAAACGTGGGCTCGTGCAGGCGACGGGATCACAGCCAGTAAAACGGCGTGTGTTGAAGCCTGCTTCGAATGAATCTCCGCGATAA
- a CDS encoding helix-turn-helix transcriptional regulator gives MAHRVKKQVEQKIYLFKDMCVLLGMSDRSLYCILNRKNWEVIPPPFKLGGKLAWLVKDVDRFLEEKAEAAMKEAGLV, from the coding sequence ATGGCTCATCGAGTAAAAAAGCAAGTAGAACAAAAGATTTATCTCTTTAAGGATATGTGCGTCTTATTGGGGATGTCCGACAGATCTCTGTACTGCATTCTGAATCGCAAAAACTGGGAAGTAATTCCTCCACCTTTTAAGCTCGGCGGGAAACTGGCCTGGCTTGTTAAAGACGTGGACAGGTTCCTAGAGGAAAAGGCTGAAGCTGCGATGAAAGAAGCTGGGCTTGTTTGA
- a CDS encoding DUF6471 domain-containing protein, producing the protein MINSFVISQFTMYLIVMKNEWNELARNTVKGLMASNGVNAVELQKRLTELGVNETRNSIVLKLNRGTFSFAWFLQVLKALDLKLETKNI; encoded by the coding sequence ATGATTAATTCATTTGTGATTTCACAATTTACCATGTATTTAATTGTGATGAAAAATGAGTGGAACGAATTAGCCCGCAACACCGTGAAAGGCTTGATGGCATCGAATGGAGTAAATGCGGTGGAATTGCAAAAAAGACTGACGGAGCTAGGAGTCAATGAGACGAGAAACAGCATCGTACTCAAATTGAACCGTGGAACGTTTAGCTTTGCATGGTTTCTTCAAGTCCTGAAAGCCCTCGACCTAAAATTGGAAACAAAGAATATATGA
- a CDS encoding ParA family protein has translation MINISIWNPKGGVGKTTIALNIAAALTCSGKSVIYADLDPQGTASMLAEDNHLPYEVRAEIPKTGASFLILDHPPGYGELPDSPLVVFPMRPSRPDMQAGLKAMRALQNSAQVITVFNDCDFRRAVDRATYNQARKTLGIEDIRVVRNRAVYRVAMNKGRTIFDEALNSAHAIKDARMEIKRILAKPKKKIKNTN, from the coding sequence ATGATTAATATTTCAATCTGGAATCCAAAAGGTGGAGTCGGTAAAACGACAATTGCGCTCAATATAGCTGCTGCTCTTACCTGCAGCGGAAAGTCAGTGATCTATGCAGACTTAGATCCTCAAGGGACAGCATCCATGCTAGCAGAAGACAACCATCTCCCTTACGAAGTTCGTGCCGAGATCCCGAAAACTGGGGCTAGCTTCCTCATCTTGGATCATCCTCCTGGGTACGGAGAACTCCCAGATTCACCTCTTGTCGTATTTCCAATGCGGCCAAGTCGGCCTGACATGCAGGCTGGGCTGAAAGCGATGAGGGCTTTGCAGAACTCAGCACAAGTCATCACAGTGTTTAATGACTGCGACTTCAGGCGCGCTGTTGATAGGGCAACCTACAATCAAGCAAGAAAGACGCTAGGTATCGAAGATATACGCGTCGTTAGAAATCGTGCTGTTTACAGGGTGGCCATGAACAAAGGACGCACGATCTTTGACGAAGCATTGAACTCCGCCCACGCTATTAAAGACGCCAGAATGGAAATCAAAAGAATCCTAGCAAAGCCCAAAAAAAAGATTAAAAATACCAATTAA
- a CDS encoding RepB family plasmid replication initiator protein — protein MRRVRAPSVAATGKHFSNMTSHQLSLFSWDVGENYSNIVELYNEIPKYVHNVSTAESHLESKERSFKVGGKLYKVILHPARIKIQDPETGKLAGTKEMFIGTREEFVEDAIMKIAIENKCLFELKDTTRVFVTIRQIQEELKRIKRTCSYEEIKEAIQVLGGARIILEDENGDAVAGTSTYPEFQLSTESKDGRGYVQLHPLVSEYIKVGLYRQIDYELCMRFKSRYARRIFKFLNLRFSGARYGQPPIDIYLRAFIGRHGFTLYSRLSDNAKQFKVGLRELVNAEVLESWAVERKKGLNSDYVFKLIVHSKFSLSMMRANGIKKGVQKKLGKAGNG, from the coding sequence ATGCGAAGAGTGAGAGCTCCTTCCGTTGCAGCTACTGGTAAGCATTTTTCAAATATGACTTCACATCAATTGAGTCTCTTTTCGTGGGATGTTGGAGAGAACTATTCCAACATAGTTGAGTTATACAATGAGATCCCGAAATACGTTCATAATGTGTCTACGGCAGAGAGTCATCTTGAGTCAAAGGAGCGGTCGTTTAAAGTCGGTGGCAAACTCTACAAGGTAATTCTTCATCCAGCCCGAATTAAGATTCAGGATCCAGAAACCGGTAAGTTAGCCGGTACCAAAGAGATGTTTATTGGGACCCGTGAAGAGTTTGTTGAAGATGCGATTATGAAGATTGCTATTGAGAACAAATGCCTTTTCGAATTGAAGGACACAACGAGAGTGTTTGTCACAATCAGACAAATTCAAGAAGAGCTCAAACGAATTAAGCGCACCTGTAGCTATGAGGAAATCAAGGAAGCAATTCAGGTTCTAGGCGGTGCAAGAATTATTCTAGAGGACGAGAATGGAGATGCTGTGGCCGGAACAAGCACGTATCCAGAATTTCAGCTTTCTACGGAGAGCAAGGATGGTCGCGGGTATGTCCAGCTTCATCCTTTAGTCTCTGAATACATCAAAGTGGGGCTTTACCGACAGATTGATTATGAGCTTTGCATGAGGTTTAAGAGTCGGTACGCAAGAAGAATTTTCAAGTTCTTGAACCTCCGTTTTAGTGGAGCGCGATACGGCCAACCTCCGATTGACATCTATCTTAGGGCGTTCATAGGGCGACATGGTTTTACGCTTTATTCGAGACTTTCAGACAACGCGAAACAGTTTAAGGTTGGGCTACGTGAACTAGTCAATGCTGAAGTTCTTGAGTCTTGGGCGGTTGAAAGAAAGAAAGGGCTGAATTCTGATTATGTATTCAAACTTATTGTCCACTCGAAATTTTCCCTCTCAATGATGAGAGCAAATGGAATAAAGAAAGGGGTTCAAAAGAAGTTGGGTAAGGCTGGCAATGGTTAA